The sequence CTGGAGTGGGGCGAGGACACCGGCGACCTCTCGACGCTGGAAGATGATTAATTTGTGTCGGACGGCGAGACAAGGGGCTTAAGCCCCTTGCCCCAGAGGTGGCGACAAGAGGCCACTGCCGGCCCCCCATGACAAACCCGACAAACTTGACAAACCCGATGAATCGGTCTATACTACGTCTGTACTTCCTCCCCGTTGGACTAGCCGAAGGCGTGAGCCGGAGGCCTCCAGCGGGGTATTTTTTACCCTAAGGTGAGTCCATGCGTTTTGAACCGCCAATCAAGCGAACCGCTGTGTTTATCGATGGACAGAATCTCTTCTATTCGGTATGCGAGGCTTTCGGATACACTTTTCCTAACTATGATGTAAGTAGATTGGCAGAGGAAATTTGCCGGAACAACGGGTGGCAAGTTTTATCTGTCAATTTCTATACAGGTGTTCCCTCCGCTAAGGATGATCCTTTTTGGAATTCGTTTTGGCAAAATAAACTTAAGATAATGGGTAAACGAGGTATAAATGTATATTCACGCTATATCAAATACCGGGAAAAAGCATTTAATTGTCCAAATTGTGGCATTGACTTTCCTGTTCGGTTTGGTCAAGAGAAA is a genomic window of bacterium containing:
- a CDS encoding NYN domain-containing protein — protein: MRFEPPIKRTAVFIDGQNLFYSVCEAFGYTFPNYDVSRLAEEICRNNGWQVLSVNFYTGVPSAKDDPFWNSFWQNKLKIMGKRGINVYSRYIKYREKAFNCPNCGIDFPVRFGQEKGIDLRLAIDAIRMARNNEYDVCIIFSQDQDFTELVKELKSISMDEDKWLRVVCAYPVSQKKTNTQGIHGTQSIEIDKKLYDLCIDPLDYRPKLTPPV